From the genome of Litoribrevibacter albus:
GTTTCATCCACTGATTCAATTCCGCAGGTACGTGGCTGTCAGGGTGTAGTTGTCGTCTGAAAATTCTAATGCTATCGATGACTTGGAAAATTCCGTCTTGAACCAGGGCGCCAATTTCCATGATCAGATCGTCATCTTCGGTGGCCATTTTCATTGTTGTACTGCCTCTGAGGCGGTCAAGACCGGCGTTTACCATCGCTAAATCAATGGACAGTAATCGAAATTTAAGGCGCTGAGCGGCGGTGCTGCTGGCAAATGGGTTTTGAATGTTATCCAGTACTTTTTGACCGCTGGTTATGCAGGCAATGAGCTGATCGTAGACTTTGTGGACCTCATCAGCATCTCTCGGTAGTTCAAAATCAGAAGAGGCACTCTGCCAACTTTCCAATATCTTAATTAAGCACTTCGAGGCTTTGTCGTTGAGTTGTTGGCCCATGTGGGTTTTGAGAACTGTCGCGGCATAATGATACCCGTGACGGGTATAGATACTGATGGCACACTCCGTGGCTGCCAGTACCTGGCTCGCCAGCGATAATTGGGCTTCGTTCTTTGCAACAGGGTAACCGCTGCCATCCAGGTGTTCATGATGTTCCAGTACCAGACGCGCAATGCTGTCCTGGTATTCCGGAAATCGTTCGAGAATCCGATGCATGATGATCGGGTGACTGGCAATGTGCTGTTCTTCCTGAGGCGTAAAGATGTGATCCCGATTTTGTAATTCTTCGCTGAGGTGCATCATCCCGAGATCATGAAGCATGGCTGCTGTCGCCAAGTCATCGCACTCAATCAATGGAAGCTGCATCATGTCTGCCACGCAGAGGACGGCATAAGTAAGCAACATGGAGTGTTCAAAAAGATCCGGCTTACGCTTGAGACAGACAGTGACTTTGTTTCGCATACTGGTATTCAGGCGAAGACGGGCAAACCCCCGGATAGGAAGATCCCGGTTGTGTAAAAAGTCCAGTGATGCCCGGTAGTGTGGATTTTCTTTGAGAAATTCCTGGCATCGTTCCATCAACGCCGATCCATCCAAAGTATTTTGGATATCAATGACTTGATCTACGTCTTTACTTAGGGCGTGCTGCTGAAGACGGGCCAGAAGTTTTTTATTTATCTTTGCGCCTTTGGGTAACAGCATTACTCCCTTGGCACTAACGATGTCTTCGCTGGCAGTAACCACATCCGTTTCACCCAAGTCGGTTACGTGGCCTAAGTACTGGTCATTGGTTGTATTGGTGGTCATCAATGGTTCCTTTCTGTGATGGCCTGATGTCAAACAAGATGCTTGTTTCTTCAATATAGTGCATATATTCAACCTCGCTTTTTGATTTGCATTTTCATAAAGATAAGTATACTGTTTTTATGTACAGTATTTTATGGTTTATTCATTATGCAAGCACATGCAATAAAAGGCCGTGGCGTTTCTGGTAATCCTCATAATCGATATCACTCATTGCATTCCGTAGGGGATGATGGAGATGTCGGAGAAATAAAACTTTTAAGTACTGATATTATTGAGCAAACAGCGAAAACGGTTATTGCCAGAAATCAATCACCTGACGTTCCTCATAGTCAATCAGTTAATCCATACGCCGGCTGTGAGCATGGCTGTGTCTATTGCTATGCCCGACCTACCCATGCTTACCATGATTTATCCCCAGGGTTAGACTTCGAAACCAAAATCATTGCCAAAACCAACGTCAGTGAGTGTTTCTCACGAGAGATTTCGAAAGAAGCATACAAAGCCAAGCCTATTTTGATTGGTGCCAATACGGACCCTTATCAGCCGGTTGAACAGCGTTTGGAACTGACCCGACAGCTGCTGGAAGTGTGTCTGGAAAAGTCACACCCCGTGAGCTTAATCACCAAGAGCGCCTTGATTGAACGGGATCTTGATCTTCTTGAGCAGCTGGCGCAAAAAGGGTTGTGTTCGGTTCGAATTTCCGTCACTACGTTGGATAATCAACTGAAACGAAAGATGGAGCCGAGAACTGCTTCCGGCCAAGCCAGATTAGCGGCAGTGTCAAAATTGGCTGAACGAGGCATTCCGACCGGAGTGCTGGTAGCACCTATCATTCCTTCTATTAATGACAGTGAGTTAGAAGCAATTCTAGAAGCGGCTAAACATGCAGGGGCCATCTCAGCGACTTATATCTTGTTGAGATTACCGTTGGAAGTGAAAGAGCTGTTTAGCACTTGGTTAGAGACGCATTACCCTCAGCGCGCAAAACACGTATTGAGTCTGATCAGTCAAAGCAGAGGGGGGAAACTGTACGATTCTTCTTTCGGTCAGCGAATGAGCGGCGAAGGTGTGTTTGCCGATATGATTTCGAAACGCTTTTTACTGGCTTGTAATAAGTTGGGTTTAAAGGTTGCGCATTCCGACAAGCTCAATTGCGACTTGTTTTCGGCATCAAAGCCTAATCAACAAATGAGCTTGTTTTAATAAAAAACTATTGCTTCTAGAGAAATAATTAATTTTATTTAAATTGGAGTTGCTTTGATAATGAACCCATCAAATCAATCGATGGGGAGTGTCTGAAATGCAACGTATTACTATTTTTGGTCGTGAGGGATGTGGTTTCTGTAAGCGCGCGAAAGAGTTGTGTGAAATGCAGGGACTGAACTATGTCTATGTGGATATTCACCAAGAAGGTATTTCCAAAGCTGATCTTGAGAAAACAGTCGGTAAGCCTGTACTGACGGTACCTCAGGTATTTCACGGTAAGGATCACATTGGTGGCTTCACAGAGCTTAATGCCTTTGTAAAGCAGCAGCTTGCAGCCTAGATGACCTGATGACTACTTTAAACTGTCTGCACTTGATCGTGAATGAGGGGTAGGTGTAGGCAGTTTTTGATTGGGACGGCAAATTTGAAATGATGAGCTGACGACCTCAAATGAAGAATATTTGGGCATTGTTGTCGGAATGTGTACGGTGTTGAATAAAAAATTGGAGCTTGCTACTTGAATTATCAAAGTGAGACTATAAATAGAGCATGAGTTCCGACGAGAAGCCCGCCTTTTTGCTTTACTCTATATCATAAATTCATTTCCGCAGTGTGCGGACACACCAAATAGAGAATAATTATGTCTATTTCCAATCAAAAAGTTGTCACTATGGACTTCAAAGTTTCTGATACTAACGGACAAGTATTGGATTCGTCAGAAGGTGCAGAGCCGTTAGTGTATTTGCATGGTGCACAAAACATCATTCCTGGCTTGGAAGCTGCGCTTGAAGGCAAAAACGTTGGCGATTTCGTAAAAGTAGAAGTGGTTGCGGCGGAAGCCTATGGTGAGTACCACGATCAAATGGTTCAGCAAGTACCGATGGCAGCATTTGAAGGTGTTGATCAGGTAGAACCAGGTATGGCGTTCCACGCAGAATCTCCAGACGGTCACCCAATTCAAATCATTGTTACTGAAGTAGAAGGTGACATGGTAACGGTTGATGGTAACCATCCGTTGGCTGGCAAAGATCTTGTGTTCGAAGTAACTGTTCAAGACGTTCGTGAAGCGACTGCTGATGAACTGGAACACGGACATGTTCATGGACCTGGTTGTCACCACTAATACGTCACCATCAATAGATTCCAGGTTATCACTGGGTAGTGGACAGAACTGCTACTAGTGACGCATCGATATTTAATTGAGTACGTTAGGAAGGTGGATGAATATCTCTTCTCCAGGCATTGCAGCTGTGTTAAGTCTGATTCTTCCAGGTTTAGGGCAGATCTATAACGGTCATTTTTGGCGGGCCATCTTTTGGTTAATCATCACTCCTGGTTTTTGGATTGGGTCTGGTGGTTTCTTAGGTTGGATTTGTCATTTAATTGCCTCCTACACCGCCTATCAAAAGGCCAAAGAGAAGCAACTCTTAGAGCTGGACGGTAATGTGCCTGATTAACGAATATCGATGCTAAAACAAAAAAGGCTGCCTATGTTGAGCAGCCTTTTTTGTGTGTCGCGTTCTTGCTAATTCAGAAGGGCGCTGTTTTGTAGGTACTGATTTTAGGTTATTTAGTTCTTACCTGAGAGACATGCCCATCTGGAAAAGTACTTACTTGAAAAAGTACTTACTTGAAAAAGTACTTACCTGAAAAAGTCCCTAGCTGAAAAAAGTCCCTAGCTGAAATCAGTATCTACCCCACGACGTTTCTAGATTCGATCCCTGTGAAGCTGGAAACGCAGGTTCGAGCTGGTTACCGTGCTGGCTCCGGTATAGAAGAACGACAGTAGCCAGATCGCTTGAACACCCAAAATCACTTCAGGGCTCCAAAGGAACGACAGGCCCGCAGCCAGATCTGCCTTAGCGGCTTCAGGTGCCGGGTAGAAACTCATAAACACGGCTGTGTAGATGACGGCAACTACGGTCATGATCTGATAAGGAGAGATTTTGCTGTCACCTCGGTGATCGGCACGTAGCGTTTCTGAATACAGTCTCCAGAACTGAGTGAATACCAGCGTAAACATCAGTGCGAAGAAGTAATAGCCCTCAAGGAAAGTCATCAAACCAATCAATCCACACATTACGTAGAGTACTGATGTGATGGCCTGAATCGGTAATACCTGAACACCATTTAATTCAGAGGCATAGCAGGCTTTGCGTGTTTCACCGGAAAAACTGAAGCTCATTGGGCCGAATACTTTCTGAACCCACTGTGGTAGTTCATCCATACGTTTTCCGTAGCAGCAACCAAAGCTGACACAGGCCAGTCGACCTAAGCCTTCGCCAAAGCTGTAAGCGACGGAGATCGCAGCCATGGTTGGAATCAGAGATAATTCGCCATAATCCGCTAATAAGGTGTTTGCACCTTCAATCAGCAGAGGTGCTGCGATGATGCCAACAAAGGTTGCGCCACCAATGGTGAAGGTATGACTTTTTCCTTCGACAATTCGGGCCACCAGTCGGGCGGATGGCAAGCAAATAGCCAGTAGTAGGGCAATAACGACGGCCGTTAAAATCAGGGAGTTGCTGACCGATTCCATCATCATCACAAACAATAAAACCCCGATGGCTAATGAAGTGGCTGTGAATACACCGTAATAGGTGAGGTTCAGGCCAACCCACTCACCGTCTTCATTTTTCTTGAAAGGAATGGTTGCAAGAAACTGCCACCGTTCCTTAGTTAAGACTTTGAACATCCATGCTTGAAAGGCTAATAGACATGCGCCTAATGCCAGAACAAAAACAGTATTCATACTATTTTCCTCCATCTTTCGATGTCGTGTACGTTGGTAGAGAATTATCTAACGTGTTGGTTTGACCAAGACCGCTTACTTGGCGTTTTTTAGGATTAGCAGGCATTGCAATCAAGGAACGAACCGCAACATCGGTTTCAATCAGTGGTTGATTAAACGCATCATTGAAACGATTTTTAGCGTGTTCATTGCGTAGGTTTGCAATGATTTGTTCTGAAAACTGGATTCGATCTTTTTGGAAAATCAGCACATCGGTGCTGCTCCCAGGGTGGTAAAGACTTTTAGGTTGGCCTTTTTTCAGGAATAACCCGGGTTCTACATTAACGGGGCTGTCGTATTCCCGGTCGCTGTAGCATTGTTCGATCTCCCCGATCATCAAAGCAACTACTTCGATCATGGCAACCAAGCCAACATTACTACCACCCGGAATGTCGGTATCGATGATGGTCACTA
Proteins encoded in this window:
- a CDS encoding FKBP-type peptidyl-prolyl cis-trans isomerase, which produces MSISNQKVVTMDFKVSDTNGQVLDSSEGAEPLVYLHGAQNIIPGLEAALEGKNVGDFVKVEVVAAEAYGEYHDQMVQQVPMAAFEGVDQVEPGMAFHAESPDGHPIQIIVTEVEGDMVTVDGNHPLAGKDLVFEVTVQDVREATADELEHGHVHGPGCHH
- a CDS encoding prolipoprotein diacylglyceryl transferase family protein, with the protein product MNTVFVLALGACLLAFQAWMFKVLTKERWQFLATIPFKKNEDGEWVGLNLTYYGVFTATSLAIGVLLFVMMMESVSNSLILTAVVIALLLAICLPSARLVARIVEGKSHTFTIGGATFVGIIAAPLLIEGANTLLADYGELSLIPTMAAISVAYSFGEGLGRLACVSFGCCYGKRMDELPQWVQKVFGPMSFSFSGETRKACYASELNGVQVLPIQAITSVLYVMCGLIGLMTFLEGYYFFALMFTLVFTQFWRLYSETLRADHRGDSKISPYQIMTVVAVIYTAVFMSFYPAPEAAKADLAAGLSFLWSPEVILGVQAIWLLSFFYTGASTVTSSNLRFQLHRDRI
- a CDS encoding DUF5683 domain-containing protein encodes the protein MNISSPGIAAVLSLILPGLGQIYNGHFWRAIFWLIITPGFWIGSGGFLGWICHLIASYTAYQKAKEKQLLELDGNVPD
- a CDS encoding GrxA family glutaredoxin; amino-acid sequence: MQRITIFGREGCGFCKRAKELCEMQGLNYVYVDIHQEGISKADLEKTVGKPVLTVPQVFHGKDHIGGFTELNAFVKQQLAA
- a CDS encoding PA0069 family radical SAM protein; amino-acid sequence: MQAHAIKGRGVSGNPHNRYHSLHSVGDDGDVGEIKLLSTDIIEQTAKTVIARNQSPDVPHSQSVNPYAGCEHGCVYCYARPTHAYHDLSPGLDFETKIIAKTNVSECFSREISKEAYKAKPILIGANTDPYQPVEQRLELTRQLLEVCLEKSHPVSLITKSALIERDLDLLEQLAQKGLCSVRISVTTLDNQLKRKMEPRTASGQARLAAVSKLAERGIPTGVLVAPIIPSINDSELEAILEAAKHAGAISATYILLRLPLEVKELFSTWLETHYPQRAKHVLSLISQSRGGKLYDSSFGQRMSGEGVFADMISKRFLLACNKLGLKVAHSDKLNCDLFSASKPNQQMSLF
- a CDS encoding HD-GYP domain-containing protein, coding for MTTNTTNDQYLGHVTDLGETDVVTASEDIVSAKGVMLLPKGAKINKKLLARLQQHALSKDVDQVIDIQNTLDGSALMERCQEFLKENPHYRASLDFLHNRDLPIRGFARLRLNTSMRNKVTVCLKRKPDLFEHSMLLTYAVLCVADMMQLPLIECDDLATAAMLHDLGMMHLSEELQNRDHIFTPQEEQHIASHPIIMHRILERFPEYQDSIARLVLEHHEHLDGSGYPVAKNEAQLSLASQVLAATECAISIYTRHGYHYAATVLKTHMGQQLNDKASKCLIKILESWQSASSDFELPRDADEVHKVYDQLIACITSGQKVLDNIQNPFASSTAAQRLKFRLLSIDLAMVNAGLDRLRGSTTMKMATEDDDLIMEIGALVQDGIFQVIDSIRIFRRQLHPDSHVPAELNQWMKHAEQTLKDYFLGERL